One part of the Bacillus sp. FJAT-27916 genome encodes these proteins:
- a CDS encoding DUF1540 domain-containing protein, with product MMPNGVKCSVDSCHFWKAGNKCAAEKIQVNTYSEERAYKSGDTGCKTFRPSNDIL from the coding sequence ATGATGCCAAATGGAGTCAAATGTTCCGTGGATTCATGCCATTTTTGGAAGGCAGGCAATAAATGCGCAGCCGAAAAGATTCAAGTGAATACCTATTCCGAGGAGCGTGCTTATAAAAGCGGCGATACCGGTTGTAAGACATTCCGTCCATCAAATGATATCCTTTAA